CGAGGGCTGCTCCGATCGCGGCGCCCGAGGCACCCTTGGCGATCTGCACCTGGACCTCACCCGACCCCGGACCGGCGTAGTCCTCCGAGACGGACTCCTTCGCGAAGAAGCCGGGGACCGTCTTCATGACGAAGTACCCCGCGCCGCCGACGAGCGCGAGCGTCACGACGACGATGATCGTGGTGCGGATCCGACGCGCACGACGACGCCGCCGCGCGACCGGGTTGTTCCGGCTCTGGGCACGCGTCATGGGGGCTGCAGCAGGGGCCGCCGCTCGTCGCTCGACGTTCGGCTGCTCCGGGCTGGAGAACAGGTCGCTCACAGCGTGTGCGCCTCCTTGTTCGTCGTCGTTCGTCTCGGGTGTGTCATCCGTCGAGCTCCACCGGCTCCCCTGCGCGCCGGCCGGACGCTCGCTCGGCGTCGAGCGCAGACTGCAGGATGACCACGGCGGCCACCTGGTCCACGACCGCACGGTGCTTGCGGCCCGCACGACCGGACGCGTGCAGCGCCTGGTGCGCCGTGACCGACGTCATGCGCTCGTCGACCATCCGTACCTCGACAGGTGCGACGGTACGGGCCAGCGTCGCGGCGTAGTCGCGCGCCGCTGCGGAGGCCGCACCCTCGGTGCCCTTGAGGTGCCGTGGCAAGCCAACGTACACCACCTGTGCACCGCGTTCGGCGACCTCACGCGCTATCTGCGCGACATCTGCCGAGATTGCTCCCGGCTCCTTCGGGGTGGCCGCGCGCGCGAGCGTCTCGACCGGGGTGGCGATGAGCCCGTCCGGGTCGCTCGAGGCGAGCCCGACCCGGACGGAGCCGACGTCGACGCCCATGCGGGCGCCCCGGACGAGGCCGCTCACCGGCTCAGCCGCGCGACTCGACAGCAGCGACGATCGCGGAGAGCGCCTCGGCGCCCGCCTCGACCTTCGTGCCGCCACCCTGCGCGACGTCGTCCTTGCCGCCACCGCCACCGCCGAGGACCGCGGTCGCGACCTTGACGAGGGCACCGGCGCGCACGCCCGCGTCGCGGGCGCCAGCGTTCGTCGCGACGACGACGAGCGGACGGCCGTTCGCGACGCCGAGCACCGCCACGGCCGCCGGGGCGGAGTCACCGAGGCGCGAGCGGACGTCGAGAGCGAGCACGCGCAGGTCGTCAGCACCCGCGACCTCACCGGCGTCGGCCGTCACGACCCGCACGCCCGCCGCGTCGACCGCGGAGTCGACGAGCGCGGCGGCGCGAGCGAGGAGCTGGCTCTGGCGCAGCGCAGCGACCTCCTTCTCGGCCTCCTTGAGGCGCGCCATGAGGGAGGAGATGCGCTCGGGCAGCTCCTCACCACGGGCGTTGAGCATGCCGGAGATCTGGCCGACGATCGCACGCTCCTTGGCCTGGAACCCGTACGCCCCAGCACCCACGAGAGCATCGACGCGGCGCACGCCGGACCCGATCGAGGACTCACCGAGCAGCGTCACGAGACCCAGCTCGCCCGACTGCTTGACGTGCGTTCCGGCGCACAGCTCGCGCGACCAGTCGCCGCCGATCGAGACGACGCGCACGCGGTCGCCGTACTTCTCGCCGAAGAGGGCCATCGCGCCGAGCGCGCGGGCCTCGTCGAGCGACATGATCTGCTCGGTGACCTCGAGGTTCTCCTGGAGGCGCGTGTTGACGCGCTCCTCGATCTCGGCGAGCGCGCTCGCCGGCACGGCCTGACCCCGGCGGAAGTCGAAACGGATGCGGCTCGGAGCGTTCTCGGAACCGGCCTGCGTCGCGTCCTTCCCGAGCGTCTCCTGGAGCGCCTTGTGGATGAGGTGGGTCCCGGAGTGGGCACGAGTGATCGCGGTGCGGCGCGGGACGTCGATCGACGCCTGGCCCGACTCGCCGAGGGTCACGGTGCCGTCGACGAGGCGACCGCGGTGGACGTTGAGGCCCTTGATGGGTGCCTGGACGTCGTCGACCTCGATGCGAGCGCCGCCGTCGAGCATGATCTCGCCGTGGTCGGCGAGCTGGCCGCCCGCCTCGGCGTAGAACGGCGTGCGGTCGAGGATGACCTCGACGTCGGCCGGAGCCGTGACGGTCGGCGCCGGGACGCCGTCGACGAGGAGACCCACGACCGTCGAGCGGGACGTGAGGTCGGTGTAGCCGAGGAACTCGACGGGCGCGTCGAGCGAGGTGCGCACCGACTCGTAGGCCGCCGTGTCCGTGTGGCCGGTCTTCTTCGCGACCGCGTCAGCGCGCGCGCGAGCCTTCTGCTCAGCCATGAGCGAGCGGAACGCGGCCTCGTCGACCTGGACGCCCTGCTCGGACGCCATCTCGAGGGTGAGGTCGATCGGGAAGCCGTACGTGTCGTGGAGCGCGAACGCCTGCTCGCCGCCGAGGACGGGGGTCGCTCCCCCGGCCGACGACTTGGCGCGGGCGACAGCCGTGTCGAGGATCGTCGTGCCCGAGGCGAGCGTGCGCAGGAACGCGTCCTCCTCGCCGTACGCGACCTGGCTGATCCGGTCGAACTCGGTCTCGAGGATCGGGTAGGAGGCCTTCATGGCCTCCATCGACACGGGGAGGAGCTCCGGCAGGGCCGTCTCCTGGACGCCGAGCAGGCGCAGCGAACGGACCGCGCGGCGCACGACGCGGCGCAGCACGTAGCCACGGCCCTCGTTCGAGGGGCGCACGCCGTCCGAGATGAGCATGAGCGACGAGCGGACGTGGTCCGCGATGACACGCATGCGCACGTCGTCGTCGGTGTCGGCGCCGTACCGCTTGCCGGTGATCTGCTCGGTCGCCGCGATGACCGGGTAGACCTCGTCGATCTCGTACATGTTCTGCTTGCCCTGCATGAGGAAGGCAAGCCGCTCGAGGCCGGCACCGGTGTCGATCGCCTTCTGGTCGAGCTCGCGGATGAGCGGGTAGTCCTTGCCCTTGCCCTCGCCGCGAAGGTACTGGTCGAAGACGAGGTTCCAGACCTCGAGGTAGCGGTCGCCGCCCGGGTCGACGTTGCCGCCGACGGCCTCGGGGCCGTACTCGGGGCCGCGATCGACGTGGAACTCGGCGCACGGGCCGGCGGGGCCGGGCTGACCCGTGTCCCAGAAGTTCTCCTCGCGCGGCAGGCGGACGATGTGGGCCGGGTCCATGCCGATCTTGCGCGTGAGCACGTCGAACGACTCGGTGTCCTGGTCCCAGAGGGTCACCCAGAGCTTGTCGCCGTCGAAGCCGTAGCCGCCGTCCACCTGCGAATTGGTGAGCAGCTCCCACGCGAAGTCGATCGCGCCTTCCTTGAAGTAGTCGCCGAACGAGAAGTTGCCGTTCATCTGGAAGAACGTGCCGTGACGCGTCGTCTTGCCGACGTTCTCGATGTCGTTCGTGCGGATGCACTTCTGCACGCTCGCGATGCGCGGGTGCGGCGACTGCTCGGTTCCGATGATGTACGGGATGAACGGGACCATGCCCGCGACCGTGAACAGGAGCGAGGGGTCGGGCGAGATCAGCGACGTGCTCGGTGCCACGTGGTGGCCGCGCTCGGAGAAGTAGTCGAGCCAACGCTGGCGGATCTCGGCGGTACGCATCTTGTCCTCTGGATTCGTGTGGTGGTGCGGGCCCGGCGACCACGGTCGCTCGCCAGGCGGGGGAAGTGACTAGAAGGAGTAGGGCAGGTCGCCGTCGACGTCGTCGTCGTCGACCCGCGGGTCCTGGCCGGGCACAGCGCTGCCGCTGACGGGCTCTGCACCCCATCGGGCGGCAGTGCGGGCCTGCTCCCGGTCGTGACGAGAGGGCCGGGCGCCTCGCTCCGGTGCGGCCTGGCCGGGCGCGAGGAGCGCCGAGCCGAGCTGCTGCTCGCGCTCCGCCGCGGCGGAGCGTAGGTCGTCGCCGAACGACGCGACGCTCGCGCGCGCCCGCTCGGCGAACGTGCTGGCGCGCTCCCCCAAGTCGTCGACCGCTCGGCCGACGACGGCAGGCGGGCTGTAGCGCTCACGGAGCTGCTGGGCCTTGCGCACCGCGTAGAGCGTGCCTCCGATGCCGACTGCCACCCAGACGAGGCGCCTCATCGCGCGTCCCTGCGCCCGGTGCGGCCGCGCTCGGGCCGCAAGGTGGGCTCGGGAGCCGGCGAGTCGTCGGGGTCGACGCCGCGCATGCGGGACCATGCTCGGCTCGAGGCCTTCTGGAAGCCGTACGCAGCCGACGCGACCTTGATGAGCGGACCGCCGAGCACGGACGAGTACAGCGCGGCGAGGGCCGACACGTTCTCGGAGACCTGGGCGGCCGACGTCGTGATCGTGTCGACCTTGGCGAGCTGGGCGTTCGTGCCCGAGACCGTCTCGACGGCCTCGTCCAGGATCGGCACCGAGTGGTCCGTGAGCTCCTTGATCGACTCGCGCGCCTCGTCGAACACCCGGCCGAGCTTGAGCAGCGGCACTGCGAGCAGACCGACGAGCGCGACGAACGCCACGGCTGCGATGAGACCGGCGATGTCTCCGATCATTTCTGCTCCTCGGGTGGGTGACGGTGGCCGTGA
This genomic window from Flavimobilis soli contains:
- the ruvX gene encoding Holliday junction resolvase RuvX, translating into MGVDVGSVRVGLASSDPDGLIATPVETLARAATPKEPGAISADVAQIAREVAERGAQVVYVGLPRHLKGTEGAASAAARDYAATLARTVAPVEVRMVDERMTSVTAHQALHASGRAGRKHRAVVDQVAAVVILQSALDAERASGRRAGEPVELDG
- the alaS gene encoding alanine--tRNA ligase gives rise to the protein MRTAEIRQRWLDYFSERGHHVAPSTSLISPDPSLLFTVAGMVPFIPYIIGTEQSPHPRIASVQKCIRTNDIENVGKTTRHGTFFQMNGNFSFGDYFKEGAIDFAWELLTNSQVDGGYGFDGDKLWVTLWDQDTESFDVLTRKIGMDPAHIVRLPREENFWDTGQPGPAGPCAEFHVDRGPEYGPEAVGGNVDPGGDRYLEVWNLVFDQYLRGEGKGKDYPLIRELDQKAIDTGAGLERLAFLMQGKQNMYEIDEVYPVIAATEQITGKRYGADTDDDVRMRVIADHVRSSLMLISDGVRPSNEGRGYVLRRVVRRAVRSLRLLGVQETALPELLPVSMEAMKASYPILETEFDRISQVAYGEEDAFLRTLASGTTILDTAVARAKSSAGGATPVLGGEQAFALHDTYGFPIDLTLEMASEQGVQVDEAAFRSLMAEQKARARADAVAKKTGHTDTAAYESVRTSLDAPVEFLGYTDLTSRSTVVGLLVDGVPAPTVTAPADVEVILDRTPFYAEAGGQLADHGEIMLDGGARIEVDDVQAPIKGLNVHRGRLVDGTVTLGESGQASIDVPRRTAITRAHSGTHLIHKALQETLGKDATQAGSENAPSRIRFDFRRGQAVPASALAEIEERVNTRLQENLEVTEQIMSLDEARALGAMALFGEKYGDRVRVVSIGGDWSRELCAGTHVKQSGELGLVTLLGESSIGSGVRRVDALVGAGAYGFQAKERAIVGQISGMLNARGEELPERISSLMARLKEAEKEVAALRQSQLLARAAALVDSAVDAAGVRVVTADAGEVAGADDLRVLALDVRSRLGDSAPAAVAVLGVANGRPLVVVATNAGARDAGVRAGALVKVATAVLGGGGGGKDDVAQGGGTKVEAGAEALSAIVAAVESRG
- a CDS encoding DUF948 domain-containing protein; this encodes MIGDIAGLIAAVAFVALVGLLAVPLLKLGRVFDEARESIKELTDHSVPILDEAVETVSGTNAQLAKVDTITTSAAQVSENVSALAALYSSVLGGPLIKVASAAYGFQKASSRAWSRMRGVDPDDSPAPEPTLRPERGRTGRRDAR